From Styela clava chromosome 6, kaStyClav1.hap1.2, whole genome shotgun sequence, one genomic window encodes:
- the LOC120331113 gene encoding uncharacterized protein LOC120331113, which produces MIYFFNFANKTISGEDVNGEYEGMVYSYAAEEYHMQNQVLVYNGGEFARFTQSFPNGVLKSNISNTDGLLSCFPSFNTKTTAEFAGFLHMNGDMCGKDFSIANFSMGSDMLHSGQKAGPLVAFDEYGNAMVISAFSNFMAHSMMYDSVTSQLYYGILGGFKSVPQHYQIDTILYFGDEGMNRAIEGWGEVLARRYGKSRSRRDSDLTVKYLGYYTDNGAYYYYNTEPKMNYEETILGVVNQSKFEGIPYKYVQYDSWFYYKGLGDGVKEWVAMPSIFPNGTVGLFQEHGMPVAAHNRYWASDNVYATQNGGKYSFYIDTLSGKALPDDYRFWSDFFHNATKWGLILYEQDWLDIEFENMDTIHEDINVGKYWLKSMGQAAEEHGISIQYCMALSRHMLQSIEIPAVTQARVSDDYHPGNSQWKTGVESMFANALHLAPFKDTFWSTSNQTGSPYGNDTEPNTDLQAAMATLTTGPVGPGDRYSNMSKNILKTCRADGMILKPSRPITVWDQHVINHAFPKNMKAGSPNLDAEVYSTYTDIPFTNGPLRHGIMVVTDLNVTDFKATPSIMFLDETKYTDYIAYHGHPGNDGNIHKFSDNSPLTIPKCGRSDFQLWYFAPVIEVSSQSHVAILGQRNKWVPVSTQRIKNVEHKENDLLVDIEGMPGEAVQFGFSVNQFVEFVNCNIPSTGKARINLNTLTCSAI; this is translated from the exons ATGATTTACTTTTTCAATTTTG CCAACAAAACAATATCTGGTGAAGATGTGAACGGTGAGTACGAAGGTATGGTATATTCGTATGCAGCTGAAGAATATCATATGCAAAATCAAGTGTTGGTTTACAATGGAGGAGAGTTTGCACGATTCACTCAG AGTTTCCCAAATGGTGTTTTAAAGAGTAACATCTCGAATACCGACGGTTTGCTTTCCTGTTTCCCTAgttttaatacaaaaacaaCAGCGGAATTTGCCGGATTTCTTCATATGAATGGGGATATGTGTGGAAAAGATTTCAGTATTGCaaa CTTTTCTATGGGATCAGACATGCTTCACAGCGGACAAAAAGCAGGTCCTTTGGTTGCATTCGATGAGTATGGAAATGCAATGGTGATTTCTGCCTTCAGTAATTTCATGGCACATAGCATGATGTACGACAGTGTGACCTCACAATTATACTATGGTATACTTGGTGGCTTCAAAAGCGTTCCACAACACTACCAG ATTGACACAATACTTTACTTTGGAGATGAAGGAATGAATCGCGCAATCGAGGGATGGGGTGAGGTTCTTGCGAGAAGATATGGGAAATCAAGGTCTCGTCGTGATAGCGACCTCACGGTCAAATATCTCGGATACTATACGGATAATG GTGCATATTACTACTACAATACCGAACCAAAAATGAATTATGAAGAAACCATTCTTGGCGTCGTTAACCAGTCAAAATTTGAAGGCATTCCATACAAATATGTTCAGTATGATTCTTGGTTTTACTACAAAGGATTAGGGGACGGAGTCAAAGAATGGGTTGCAATGCCCAGCATATTTCCGAATGGAACGGT AGGTCTTTTTCAAGAACATGGTATGCCAGTTGCAGCACACAATCGTTACTGGGCGTCTGATAACGTATATGCAACACAGAACGGTGGAAAATATAGTTTCTATATCGATACCCTATCGGGAAAAGCTCTACCTGATGACTAT AGATTTTGGTCAGATTTTTTCCACAATGCAACAAAGTGGGGATTGATATTGTACGAGCAAGATTGGCTagacattgaatttgaaaatatggat ACTATACATGAAGATATCAATGTTGGTAAATACTGGTTGAAATCGATGGGACAGGCTGCTGAAGAACATGGAATTAGTATTCAATACTGCATGGCGTTGTCTCGACATATGTTACAGAGTATTGAAATTCCCGCTGTAACGcaa GCCAGAGTAAGCGACGACTACCATCCTGGAAACAGTCAATGGAAGACTGGAGTCGAATCGATGTTTGCAAATGCTCTTCATCTGGCGCcatttaaagacactttctggAGTACTTCAAACCAAACTGGTAGTCCATACGGCAATGATACCGAACCGAATACCGACTTACAGGCTGCTATGGCAACGTTAACCACTGGACCTGTGGGACCCGGAGAtagatatt CCAACATGTCAAAGAACATATTGAAGACTTGTAGAGCGGACGGAATGATTTTGAAACCATCACGACCAATTACGGTTTGGGATCAACATGTGATTAATCACGCTTTTCCTAAGAATATGAAAGCGG GATCTCCCAACTTGGATGCTGAAGTTTATTCGACATATACAGACATACCATTCACCAACGGTCCACTACGTCACGGAATCATGGTGGTTACTGATCTGAATGTCACAGATTTTAAGGCTACACCGAGTATTATGTTTCTGGACGAAAcg AAATATACAGATTATATAGCCTATCACGGCCATCCCGGAAATGATGGCAACATTCACAAGTTCAGTGATAATTCCCCGCTAACAATTCCTAAATGCGGAAGATCAGATTTTCAACTGTGGTATTTTGCACCTGTGATTGAAGTTAG CTCACAAAGTCATGTAGCTATTCTTGGCCAGAGGAATAAATGGGTCCCGGTATCCACGCAGagaataaaaaatgttgaacaCAAAGAGAACGACTTACTTGTCGATATCGAAGGAATGCCTGGGGAG GCCGTACAATTCGGATTTTCAGTGAATCAATTTGTTGAATTTGTAAACTGCAACATCCCAAGTACTGGAAAAGCCAGAATAAATCTGAATACATTAACATGTAGCGCTATTTGA
- the LOC144424420 gene encoding uncharacterized protein LOC144424420, whose translation MHRFVRFSFILLISAGFNLGDRATLVYKIDESGAYSFAAATNFDFNLTNGDTFLQSDKMMYSTSDGSLKLGSSAKISGNDVLGSYQGMLFNYNAGNDAHMQDHLMVYNGGEFVRFTQVRYFNTNYEGYIHLNIK comes from the exons atgcaCAGATTTGTGAGATTTTCTTTCATTTTGCTGATATCTGCTGGTTTTAATCTCG gtgACCGGGCAACTCTCGTTTACAAAATCGACGAGTCTGGGGCTTATTCGTTCGCAGCAGCTACGAACTTCGATTTTAACCTAACTAATGGAGACACGTTTTTACAATCAGATAAAATGATGTATTCAACAAGTGATGGCTCGCTAAAATTAGGAT CAAGTGCGAAAATATCTGGCAACGATGTACTTGGATCATATCAAGGAATGCTATTCAATTATAATGCTGGAAATGACGCTCATATGCAGGATCATCTTATGGTTTATAATGGAGGGGAGTTTGTAAGGTTTACCCAGGTTAGATATTTCAACACAAATTACGAAGGGTATATacacttgaatattaaataa
- the LOC120331863 gene encoding uncharacterized protein LOC120331863 has translation MCGAGFSISNFSMGEDLLHSGTSAGPLVIFDEMENVMIISAFNNFMSHGMIYNKTSHQLNFGILGGFTNIPREYEIETILYYGSEGINRAIEEWGAIIGRRYGKTRMHRQNDMTISYLGYYTDNGAFYYYNTEVNKTYEQTILDVTTAAKTYGIPFRYVQYDSWWYYKGTKDGVKEWVAEPSIFPNGSEALFEEHGMPVAAHNRYWSSDTVYAKDNGGMYSFDIDNMTSKALPTDKIFWSDLFHNSTAWGLRMYEQDWLDVEFDGIANFKTNIHLGKTWLMNMGQAAEEHGLTVQYCMALPRHMLQSIEIPAVTQARVSGDYHPGNDQWKIGITSMFAHALHLAPFKDTFWSTSSQPGNPYSKDASEPNIDLQATIATLSTGPVGPGDSVGYTSTLASTKSCRSDGLLLKPSRPVTMVDQHIVNRAFPKNMKTGSANIDAEVYFTYTDIFYSSRPQRHGIILATDINVDNFKVYPNLMHLDTQGDVKNYLAYHGHPGDDAILNVINATSPMTMPKCGKADFQMWYAAPIIKMSTGTRVAVLGERGKWVPVSEQRINHIEHKGDNLLVDIKGAVNEFVQFGFSLNETVVFVDCNIPATGTARISFNSRICFDT, from the exons ATGTGTGGAGCCGGCTTCAGTATATCCAA CTTCTCTATGGGTGAAGACCTGCTTCACAGTGGAACATCTGCCGGTCCGTTGGTTATTTTTGACGAGATGGAGAATGTGATGATAATTTCAGCTTTCAATAATTTCATGTCCCATGGAATGATTTACAACAAAACCTCACATCAGTTAAACTTCGGTATCCTGGGTGGTTTCACCAACATTCCTAGAGAGTATGAG ATTGAGACAATTCTATATTATGGAAGCGAAGGAATAAATCGTGCAATAGAGGAATGGGGAGCAATCATCGGGAGAAGATATGGAAAAACGAGAATGCATAGGCAAAACGACATGACTATTAGCTACCTGGGATACTACACAGACAACG GAGCTTTCTACTACTATAATACCGAAGTGAACAAAACTTATGAGCAGACTATACTTGATGTAACAACTGCAGCTAAAACATATGGCATACCATTCCGATACGTTCAATACGACTCCTGGTGGTATTATAAAGGAACGAAGGATGGAGTGAAAGAATGGGTGGCTGAACCATCGATTTTTCCGAATGGAAGCGA AGCATTATTTGAAGAGCATGGAATGCCCGTTGCTGCTCACAATCGTTACTGGTCTTCAGATACAGTGTATGCAAAAGATAATGGTGGAATGTATTCATTTGATATAGACAATATGACATCAAAAGCATTGCCGACTGACAAG ataTTCTGGTCTGACCTTTTCCACAATTCTACAGCATGGGGGCTCAGGATGTATGAGCAAGACTGGTTGGACGTAGAATTTGATGGAATAGCT AATTTCAAAACTAACATTCACCTCGGAAAAACATGGCTAATGAATATGGGACAGGCCGCAGAAGAGCATGgtttaacagttcaatattgTATGGCTTTACCAAGACATATGTTACAAAGCATAGAAATTCCAGCTGTTACTCAG GCTCGTGTGAGTGGTGATTATCACCCTGGAAATGATCAGTGGAAAATTGGTATAACTTCTATGTTTGCACATGCGTTGCATTTGGCTCCGTTCAAAGATACATTCTGGAGTACATCCTCGCAACCAGGAAACCCGTACAGCAAAGACGCTTCTGAACCGAACATAGATCTTCAAGCCACTATTGCAACTCTAAGCACAGGGCCAGTTGGACCGGGAGACAGTGTTG GTTATACTTCCACCCTTGCTTCAACAAAATCATGTCGTAGCGATGGACTGCTACTGAAACCATCAAGGCCCGTTACAATGGTTGATCAACATATTGTCAATAGAGCTTTTCCAAAGAACATGAAAACAG GATCGGCAAATATTGATGCTGAAGTCTACTTTACGTACACCGATATCTTTTATTCTTCACGACCTCAAAGACACGGAATAATTCTCGCAACAGATATCAATGTTGACAACTTCAAAGTATATCCCAACTTGATGCACCTCGACACGCAG GGAGATGTGAAAAACTATTTGGCTTATCATGGACATCCTGGCGATGATGCAATTTTAAACGTGATAAATGCCACATCTCCAATGACCATGCCAAAATGCGGTAAAGCGGACTTTCAGATGTGGTATGCGGCACCGATTATTAAAATGAG TACGGGTACCCGGGTCGCAGTCCTTGGTGAACGTGGAAAATGGGTTCCGGTGTCAGAACAAAGAATAAATCATATTGAACACAAAGGGGATAATCTACTTGTGGATATTAAGGGTGCTGTAAACGAG TTTGTGCAATTCGGATTCTCATTGAACGAAACAGTGGTGTTTGTGGATTGCAACATTCCAGCTACAGGAACAGCTAGAATCAGTTTTAATTCGAGAATTTGTTTTGATACTTAA
- the LOC120331587 gene encoding uncharacterized protein LOC120331587 — protein sequence MTSESSDSSVVKYLVGAASLFGGGLALVAAYKLLKMKIEKTNSTEPKTGNVYESEKLLNEYLMFHYGGPEVNCLHDIGPRNGFDFPVRCAELCVKHYDSMVCSVERSLDIGCAVGRSTFELAKYFRESIGMDFSYGFAKTCEVLAKNGRLEYEAPTEGALTTKHVALVPSDVDTSRCSFKQGDACNLPLDIGQFGCVLAANLICRLPDPKIFLLRLKNLVAQGGICVILSPYTFLHEYTPKSKWLGGYKDSSGKDVRAFDTMKSILLPDFELVVAEDMPFLIRETARKHQWTVSHATVWRRRAV from the exons ATGACTAGTGAGAGTTCAGACTCGTCTGTGGTGAAGTATTTAGTAGGTGCTGCATCTCTGTTTG GTGGTGGACTCGCACTTGTTGCAGCATACAAAttattaaagatgaagattGAGAAAACGAATTCAACGGAGCCAAAAACTGGGAATGTTTATGAATCTGAAAAGCttctaaatgaatatttaatgtTTCATTATGGGGGTCCAGAAGTCAATTGTCTTCATGATATTGGTCCAAGAAATGGGTTTGATTTCCCAGTAAGGTGTGCAGAGCTTTGTGTGAAGCATTATGACTCAATG GTTTGTTCTGTTGAGAGATCTCTTGATATAGGATGTGCAGTTGGTCGTTCAACATTTGAGCTTGCAAAGTATTTCAGGGAATCAATCGGAATGGATTTTAGTTACGGCTTTGCAAAAACATGTGAAGTATTAGCGAAAAATGGTCGTCTCGAGTATGAAGCTCCTACTGAAGGAGCCCTGACTACTAAGCATGTTGCATTGGTTCCATCTGATGTG GATACATCAAGGTGTTCTTTCAAACAAGGTGATGCTTGCAATCTACCTCTGGACATTGGACAATTCGGTTGCGTACTTGCAGCAAATTTAATATGTCGATTACCTgatccaaaaatatttttattgcgtcTTAAAAATTTAGTTGCTCAAGGTGGAATTTGTGTTATTTTAAGTCCTTACACTTTTCTCCATGAATATACTCCAAAG AGCAAATGGCTTGGAGGATATAAAGACTCCTCTGGTAAGGACGTGAGAGCATTCGACACTATGAAATCAATTTTACTACCTGATTTTGAACTAGTTGTTGCAGAAGATATGCCTTTTCTTATAAGGGAGACAGCAAGAAAACATCAGTGGACTGTTTCTCATGCCACGGTATGGAGGCGCAGAGCAGtttga